In a single window of the Hyalangium gracile genome:
- a CDS encoding OmpA/MotB family protein, producing MRSMLALATLATLATGCVSQSKYNELASENENLDSRLKEEKDARQALEAKVKELEEKLAALERDKEALTSRLTTAESRLTASAAERYALEQKNIELTALNDELAKSTRKLAEAKEALEKKSAEYENLAQSLKQEISEGKIQLSELQGRMTVQLKDKILFASGSTRVNKEGQDALVKIADALKTVQGRIIRVEGHTDDVPTPKDGPFPSNWELSLARAMAVVRALQDAGVDPTVLSAAGYGQYQPIAPNDSDKNRSLNRRIEIVLAPKSGGR from the coding sequence ATGCGTTCCATGCTGGCCCTGGCCACCCTCGCGACGCTCGCCACGGGCTGCGTCTCGCAGAGCAAGTACAACGAGCTGGCCTCGGAGAACGAGAACCTGGACTCGCGCCTCAAGGAGGAGAAGGACGCCCGCCAGGCGCTCGAGGCCAAGGTGAAGGAGCTCGAGGAGAAGCTGGCCGCGCTCGAGCGGGACAAGGAGGCCCTCACCTCCCGCCTCACCACCGCCGAGTCCCGCCTCACCGCCTCCGCCGCCGAGCGCTACGCCCTCGAGCAGAAGAACATCGAGCTCACCGCCCTCAACGACGAGCTGGCCAAGTCCACTCGCAAGCTCGCCGAGGCCAAGGAGGCCCTGGAGAAGAAGAGCGCCGAGTACGAGAACCTCGCCCAGAGCCTCAAGCAGGAGATCTCCGAGGGGAAGATCCAGCTGTCCGAGCTCCAGGGCCGCATGACGGTGCAGCTCAAGGACAAGATTCTCTTCGCCTCCGGCTCCACCCGCGTCAACAAGGAGGGCCAGGACGCGCTGGTGAAGATCGCCGACGCGCTGAAGACGGTGCAGGGCCGCATCATCCGCGTGGAGGGCCACACCGACGACGTGCCGACCCCGAAGGACGGCCCGTTCCCCTCCAACTGGGAGCTCAGCCTGGCGCGCGCCATGGCCGTGGTGCGAGCGCTCCAGGATGCAGGTGTGGACCCTACTGTCCTTTCGGCCGCCGGCTACGGGCAGTATCAGCCCATCGCCCCCAACGATAGCGACAAGAATCGCAGCTTGAACAGGCGCATCGAAATCGTGCTCGCGCCCAAGTCGGGAGGACGTTAG
- a CDS encoding erythromycin esterase family protein — protein sequence MPPFFDDESPDISSALLDGVRSAAVPLTGSPTDLDALLESIGDARFVLLGEATHGTHEFYAVRAAITRRLISEHGFTAVAVEADWPDALRVNAFVQGEGGDADADGALGNFERFPRWMWRNQDAAELVRWVRAHNAAQPAEERAGFYGLDLYSLHASMRAVVAYLEQVDPEAARRARERYACFEHFGEDPQSYGHAAAYGYSDTCEGAVIDQLLELQRRRSRDAKDEDALFFAKQNARLARDAEAYYRTMYAGRNESWNLRDTHMADAADALAEHLGRKTGRPARMVVWAHNSHLGDARATQLGDQGELNLGQLLRERHGKAVYSVGFTTYTGTVIAAKEWDGAGLRRHIRPALAGSYEHLFHEVGVPRFLLRTEDLGEAASGLRERRLERAIGVVYAPRMERWSHYFLADLPAQFDAVVHIDETWALRPLDADAGHEEEDAPDTYPFGL from the coding sequence ATGCCGCCTTTCTTCGACGACGAGAGTCCGGACATCTCCTCCGCGCTGCTGGACGGGGTGCGCTCGGCGGCCGTGCCGCTGACGGGCTCGCCCACGGATCTGGACGCGCTGCTGGAGAGCATCGGTGACGCGCGCTTCGTCCTGCTGGGCGAGGCGACGCACGGCACCCACGAGTTCTACGCGGTGAGGGCCGCGATCACCCGGCGGCTCATCTCCGAGCACGGCTTCACGGCGGTGGCGGTGGAGGCGGACTGGCCGGACGCGCTCCGGGTGAACGCCTTCGTCCAGGGCGAGGGCGGCGACGCGGACGCGGACGGAGCGCTGGGCAACTTCGAGCGCTTCCCGCGGTGGATGTGGCGCAACCAGGACGCGGCGGAGCTGGTGCGGTGGGTGCGGGCGCACAACGCGGCGCAGCCCGCGGAGGAGCGGGCGGGCTTCTATGGGTTGGACCTCTACAGCCTGCACGCCTCCATGCGCGCGGTGGTGGCCTACCTGGAGCAGGTGGACCCGGAGGCGGCGCGGCGGGCGCGCGAGCGGTATGCGTGCTTCGAGCACTTTGGTGAGGATCCGCAGAGCTACGGGCACGCCGCGGCGTACGGGTACTCGGACACGTGCGAGGGCGCGGTGATCGACCAGCTCCTGGAGCTGCAGCGGCGCCGCTCCCGGGACGCGAAGGACGAGGACGCGCTCTTCTTCGCGAAACAGAACGCGCGGCTGGCCCGGGACGCGGAGGCGTACTACCGGACGATGTACGCGGGCCGGAACGAGAGCTGGAACCTGCGGGACACGCACATGGCGGACGCGGCGGACGCGCTGGCGGAGCACCTGGGGCGCAAGACGGGGCGACCGGCGCGGATGGTGGTGTGGGCGCACAACTCGCACCTGGGCGACGCGCGCGCCACGCAGCTGGGAGACCAGGGCGAGCTGAACCTGGGGCAGCTGTTGCGCGAGCGGCACGGCAAGGCCGTCTACAGCGTGGGCTTCACCACGTACACGGGGACGGTGATCGCCGCGAAGGAGTGGGATGGCGCGGGGCTGCGCCGGCACATCCGCCCGGCGCTCGCGGGCAGCTACGAGCACCTGTTCCACGAGGTGGGGGTGCCGCGCTTCCTGCTGCGGACGGAGGACCTGGGCGAGGCGGCCTCGGGCCTGCGCGAGCGGCGGCTGGAGCGGGCCATCGGCGTGGTGTACGCGCCGCGCATGGAGCGCTGGAGCCACTACTTCCTGGCGGACCTGCCGGCGCAGTTCGACGCGGTGGTGCACATCGACGAGACGTGGGCGCTGCGCCCGCTGGATGCGGACGCCGGGCACGAGGAGGAGGACGCGCCGGACACCTACCCCTTCGGCTTGTAG
- a CDS encoding nuclear transport factor 2 family protein, with the protein MSTAALLCLVLAASPAAGNAADPRPAIAAVLDDWHKAAAEADEARYFGHFTADGVFLGTDATERWTRDAFRAWARPFFARGKAWSFRSVSRNIALSRDGTVAWFDEALDTPNMGPCRGSGVLVKEAGGWKIAQYNLSVPIPNALMPEFKGRIEAWLKQPTPPPTQAPPAPGYKPKG; encoded by the coding sequence TTGTCCACCGCCGCCCTGCTCTGTCTCGTGCTCGCCGCTTCCCCCGCCGCGGGGAACGCGGCCGATCCCCGCCCCGCCATCGCCGCCGTCCTGGATGACTGGCACAAGGCCGCCGCCGAGGCGGATGAGGCCCGCTACTTCGGCCACTTCACCGCCGACGGCGTCTTCCTGGGCACCGATGCCACCGAGCGGTGGACGCGCGACGCGTTCCGCGCCTGGGCCAGGCCCTTCTTCGCTCGCGGCAAGGCGTGGAGCTTCCGCTCCGTGTCTCGCAACATCGCCCTGTCCAGGGACGGCACCGTGGCCTGGTTCGACGAGGCGCTCGACACCCCGAACATGGGGCCCTGCCGGGGCTCGGGCGTCCTGGTGAAGGAGGCCGGTGGCTGGAAGATCGCCCAGTACAACCTCTCCGTCCCCATCCCCAACGCGCTCATGCCCGAGTTCAAGGGCCGCATCGAGGCCTGGCTCAAGCAGCCCACCCCTCCGCCCACCCAGGCCCCGCCCGCCCCCGGCTACAAGCCGAAGGGGTAG
- a CDS encoding chalcone isomerase family protein, whose translation MGYGDWMAGLRWLVLAGMLAAGLAEAREVGGVKMPDRLDLQGRQLALAHMALKEKLFFDIYVWGLYMEQIPRLEADAIAANSVKRLHFRFLRKIRRDQLVGAFRQGLSSNAALRSSPMQQEMEKLLQTFKDVGKGDNLVLTYLPDAGLHVSGEASGGILIPGKGFADALFTAWLQKNPVFER comes from the coding sequence ATGGGATACGGCGACTGGATGGCGGGGCTGCGGTGGCTGGTGCTGGCGGGCATGCTGGCCGCGGGGCTGGCGGAGGCCCGTGAGGTCGGCGGCGTGAAGATGCCGGACAGGCTGGACCTGCAGGGTCGGCAGCTGGCGCTGGCGCACATGGCCCTCAAGGAGAAGCTCTTCTTCGACATCTATGTCTGGGGGCTCTACATGGAGCAGATCCCCCGCCTGGAGGCCGACGCCATCGCCGCCAACTCCGTCAAGCGGCTGCACTTCCGCTTCCTGCGGAAGATCCGCCGCGATCAGCTCGTGGGCGCCTTCCGCCAGGGGCTCTCCAGCAACGCCGCGCTGCGCTCGTCGCCCATGCAGCAGGAGATGGAGAAGTTGCTGCAGACCTTCAAGGACGTGGGCAAGGGGGACAACCTCGTCCTCACCTACCTGCCGGACGCCGGCCTGCACGTGTCCGGCGAGGCCTCCGGCGGCATCCTCATCCCCGGCAAGGGCTTCGCCGACGCGCTCTTCACCGCGTGGCTGCAGAAGAACCCCGTCTTCGAGCGCTGA